Proteins from a genomic interval of Papaver somniferum cultivar HN1 chromosome 4, ASM357369v1, whole genome shotgun sequence:
- the LOC113275272 gene encoding uncharacterized protein LOC113275272 isoform X1, protein MAMPSGVNMLMSDKITQFPPNNNGGGEIHHYPSPPPLRQWIPDERDGFISWLRGEFAASNAIIDVLLDHLKSIGGGEPGEYNSVFGCINQRRSNWNHVLCMQQYFPITDIMFAVQQVTMRKQHRNFGGGQMKVSDKKLHPQNVSFRQAQYNVKEDQILNLESRSSSSHRNEAQFVNNGSADGKEDLKTKKIDNVESLEEGKNDGLQEAKEGTKSDASKPEAEVDGGISVSTDKIQKHDEKHNVIPVFSRCVATEVFDGKEVNVVEGLKLYEELFNSSEITKVTSLTNELRLAGRRGHFQAGQTYVVSKRPIKGHGREMIQLGLPVADSPLEDEIAAGNSKDRRTEPIPDVLQDVIERLVQAQVINMKPDSCIIDYFNEGDHSQPHMCPPWFGRPVCILFLTECDVTFGRVIATEHPGDYRGSLKLSLASGTLLSLEGKSADFAKHALPSIRKQRILITFTKFQPKKNMVIPSSIRPSASALPWGPPTLRPPNQFRPKHFIPISATGVLPVPSIHPPHLTPLNSIQPVFVAAPVAPPVPYPAPVLVPPPASAGWTAVVPARYPPPPRFPLPGTGVFLPPGSSGNSPPTPPHQLGLPIASEANSAVDTDTSLSNENNVEGLNCTDAKVASPKSRVDAEVKRQVSNGGVTGIGNGSRTVIV, encoded by the exons ATGGCAATGCCATCAGGAGTAAATATGTTGATGTCAGACAAAATAACGCAGTTTCCTCCTAATAACAATGGAGGTGGAGAGATCCATCATTatccttctcctcctcctctgAGACAATGGATTCCAGATGAACGTGATGGATTTATTTCATGGTTAAGAGGAGAATTTGCTGCATCTAATGCCATAATTGATGTGTTACTTGATCATTTGAAATCAATTGGGGGAGGAGAACCTGGAGAGTATAATTCTGTGTTTGGTTGTATTAATCAAAGGCGGTCTAATTGGAATCATGTTCTTTGTATGCAACAGTACTTTCCGATTACTGATATTATGTTTGCAGTACAACAAGTGACAATGAGGAAGCAACACAGAAATTTTGGTGGAGGTCAGATGAAAGTTTCTGACAAGAAATTGCATCCACAGAATGTTAGTTTCAGACAGGCTCAGTATAATGTTAAGGAAGATCAGATTTTGAATTTGGAATCTCGTAGTAGTAGTAGTCATCGAAATGAGGCTCAATTTGTAAATAACGGTTCAGCTGATGggaaagaagatttgaaaacaaaaaagatcGATAATGTTGAAAGTTTAGAAGAAGGTAAAAATGATGGTCTTCAGGAGGCAAAGGAAG GAACCAAGAGTGATGCTTCAAAGCCCGAGGCAGAGGTTGATGGAGGTATTTCAGTTTCAACAG ATAAGATACAAAAACATGATGAGAAACATAATGTGATTCCCGTTTTCAGTAGATGTGTGGCCACCGAGGTCTTCGATGGAAAGGAG GTGAATGTTGTTGAAGGACTTAAATTGTACGAAGAACTATTTAACAGTTCAGAAATCACAAAGGTTACTTCATTGACAAATGAGTTGAGACTAGCAGGACGAAGAGGGCATTTCCAAG CAGGACAGACATATGTTGTCTCCAAAAGACCCATAAAGGGGCATGGAAGAGAAATGATTCAGTTGGGCCTCCCAGTGGCCGATTCACCTCTGGAAGATGAAATTGCTGCTGGAAATTCCAAAG ATAGAAGGACAGAACCAATTCCTGACGTTCTACAAGACGTTATTGAGCGTTTGGTTCAGGCGCAAGTTATAAACATGAAACCAGATTCTTGCATCATTGACTACTTCAATGAG GGAGATCACTCACAACCTCATATGTGTCCACCTTGGTTTGGAAGGCCTGTTTGCATTTTGTTTTTGACTGAATGTGATGTGACCTTTGGAAGAGTAATTGCTACAGAGCATCCCGGAGATTACAGAGGTTCTCTCAAACTTTCTCTTGCTTCTGG AACGCTGCTCTCTCTAGAAGGTAAAAGCGCGGATTTTGCTAAACATGCACTACCTTCCATCCGCAAACAACGCATACTTATTACCTTCACTAAGTTTCAGCCAAAGAAAAATATGGTCATTCCCTCCTCTATACGACCATCAGCCTCGGCCTTACCATGGGGCCCACCAACTCTGAGGCCACCAAATCAGTTCCGTCCTAAACATTTTATACCTATTTCAGCAACCGGAGTATTACCGGTCCCATCCATCCATCCACCACACCTCACACCTCTCAACAGCATTCAACCAGTTTTTGTTGCAGCCCCGGTGGCGCCTCCAGTACCTTATCCTGCACCAGTTCTCGTCCCTCCACCTGCATCAGCAGGATGGACTGCTGTTGTTCCAGCTAGATATCCTCCTCCACCTAGATTCCCACTTCCTGGAACTGGTGTTTTCCTCCCCCCTGGATCTTCTGGAAACTCTCCACCAACACCACCCCACCAACTTGGATTACCTATTGCCTCTGAAGCGAATTCCGCAGTAGATACTGACACTTCCTTGAGTAATGAAAACAATGTCGAAGGGTTGAATTGTACTGATGCCAAAGTTGCTTCTCCCAAGAGTAGAGTGGACGCGGAAGTGAAAAGGCAGGTGAGTAATGGAGGCGTCACAGGCATTGGAAATGGAAGCAGAACTGTTATAGTCTAG
- the LOC113272418 gene encoding betaine aldehyde dehydrogenase 2, mitochondrial-like gives MNQGLKDISGKVCHICEEGGDNSNFVVSDKAAGTAEDVDLAVDVASKTLSRNKRKDWPKATGAFRAKCLRAIAAKVLERKSELARLEALYYGKPLDEAAWDMDDVAGCFEYHADLAEGLDAKIKVHVNVPMETFKSHVRKEPIGVLGMINPWNYPLLMAIWKVAPSLTAGCAAILKPSKLTSITCSELGDICREVGLPPCVLNIVTGLGPESGALLAAHPYVDKISFTGSTATGSRMMTAASQLVKPVTLELGGKSPIVIFEDTNLDKAAEWTMFGCFWTNGQMCSAISRLIVHENIAEKFLQRLVSWVKKVKVSDPMEEGCMLGPVVSGGQASVELQGIKGMWSLRVSTDDPYITFLVSINLCTF, from the exons ATGAATCAG ggtttgaaagatATCAGTGGTAAAGTGTGTCATATCTGTGAAGAGGGTGGTGATAATAGTAATTTTGTGGTAA GTGATAAAGCAGCAGGAACAGCTGAAGATGTAGATCTTGCAGTTGATGTTGCAAGCAAGACTTTATCTAGGAATAAAAGGAAAGATTGGCCAAAGGCTACTGGAGCTTTTCGTGCTAAGTGTTTGAGAGCAATTGCAGCTAAG GTACTTGAAAGAAAATCTGAGTTGGCTAGGCTAGAAGCCCTTTATTATGGCAAACCATTGGATGAAGCAGCATGGGACATG GATGATGTTGCTGGATGTTTTGAGTATCATGCAGATCTTGCTGAAGGCTTAGATGCAAAGATAAAGGTTCATGTTAACGTCCCAATGGAGACATTTAAGAGTCATGTTCGCAAAGAACCCATTGGAGTTCTTGGTATGATTAATCCATG GAATTACCCTCTTCTGATGGCTATCTGGAAGGTGGCTCCATCCCTGACTGCTGGGTGTGCAGCTATACTAAAGCCCTCCAAGTTAACATCCAT AACTTGTTCAGAGTTGGGTGATATCTGTAGAGAAGTTGGTCTACCTCCTTGTGTACTAAACATTGTAACTGGATTAGGTCCAGAATCTGGTGCTCTTTTAGCAGCTCATCCTTATGTCGACAAG ATTTCATTTACCGGAAGTACTGCAACAGGAAGCAGAATGATGACAGCTGCATCTCAGCTCGTCAAG CCTGTCACTTTGGAACTCGGTGGTAAAAGTCCTATAGTTATATTTGAGGATACAAACCTTGACAAAG CTGCCGAGTGGACTATGTTTGGTTGTTTCTGGACAAATGGTCAAATGTGCAGTGCAATATCTCGACTTATTGTACAC GAAAATATTGCAGAGAAATTTCTTCAGAGACTCGTTAGCTGGGTTAAAAAAGTCAAGGTCTCAGATCCTATGGAAGAAGGTTGCATGCTTGGCCCTGTTGTTAGTGGAGGACAG GCATCAGTAGAACTTCAAGGCATTAAAGGAATGTGGTCTTTAAGAGTATCTACTGACGATCCTTATATTACCTTTTTGGTTAGCATCAACTTGTGTACCTTCTAG
- the LOC113275271 gene encoding protein FAR-RED IMPAIRED RESPONSE 1-like, with translation MESTRIDMLAVEEEGVCDVNVGNGQWQQGNEQHLEGSEKLEEPKVGMVFSSQDDVYHYYTNYGIQQGFRVNRRSTRCDDYGILRYFTFACSREKKRASTSKNRYSNLTSGTNCQAKIRTIMQCDGSFKLSGVVLEHNHPLTPGETRCFKYKKLDQDAKTRVRQQSRTSDIVQTGVCETLMVGDKRSRNNYGQVKTSILEEGDDAVLQNFFVKMQTSNSNFFYVMDMDEECTVRNIFWADARSRAAYEDFGDVVTLDTSYLRNKFALPLVPFVGVNHHGQSVLLGYALLKNEDVGTFLWLFKSWLACMMGIPPKAIITDQSQAIQKAVQTVFPNVQYRWCLWQVMKTTREKLKGCSQYKAIKISLENSVCESTSKDEFEDEWRKVIEKYGLHDNEWLKELYVERHRWVPVYTKETFWAGMSTARRSESSCALFNGHVNSKTTLKQFLEQYDNIIRSKVEKESRADYESLYSRYDCMTHYEIEKQFQEVYTSAKFKEFQDEIMGKLYCYTSLVKEEDSIFVIQVTEHVKVGDSEKDAKFIVNFSAVDCELNCTCHLFEFSGIICRHTLSVLTQSKVQQVPSKYILSRWRKDIKRKCSFVKASYQDLDVNPSAQRYHEMCRYFHEVATMSADCKDQSITVMNALHELKAKIGMRFSQSNVVAPVVSPNGVNANNQRRQEIRICLAPCN, from the coding sequence ATGGAAAgtacaagaattgatatgcttgcaGTGGAGGAGGAGGGCGTTTGCGATGTTAATGTAGGAAATGGCCAGTGGCAGCAGGGtaatgagcaacatttggaagGGAGCGAAAAACTTGAAGAACCTAAGGTAGGTATGGTGTTTAGCTCCCAAGATGATGTTTATCATTATTATACAAATTATGGTATTCAACAAGGCTTTCGTGTTAATAGAAGATCAACACGATGTGATGATTATGGGATTTTAAGATATTTCACATTTGCATGTTCTCGAGAAAAAAAGAGAGCGAGCACATCAAAAAATAGATACTCGAACCTCACTTCAGGAACTAATTGCCAGGCTAAGATAAGAACTATAATGCAATGTGATGGTAGTTTTAAATTGAGCGGTGTTGTGCTTGAGCATAACCATCCGCTGACGCCAGGCGAGACACGGTGTTTTAAATATAAGAAATTGGATCAAGATGCCAAAACCAGAGTACGTCAGCAGTCGCGGACAAGTGACATTGTTCAAACTGGGGTATGTGAAACGCTAATGGTTGGGGATAAAAGGTCTCGAAATAACTATGGTCAGGTGAAAACATCAATACTTGAGGAAGGTGATGATGCAGTTTTACAGAATTTTTTTGTTAAAATGCAAACTAGTAACTCAAATTTCTTTTATGTGATGGACATGGATGAAGAGTGTACTGTAAGAAACATATTCTGGGCTGATGCAAGGAGTAGGGCAGCGTATGAAGACTTTGGAGATGTTGTTACACTTGACACTTCatatctcagaaataaatttgctCTGCCTTTGGTTCCTTTTGTCGGCGTGAATCATCATGGACAATCTGTTTTATTAGGATATGCTTTGCTGAAAAATGAGGATGTCGGGACATTCTTGTGGTTATTTAAATCTTGGTTGGCATGTATGATGGGAATTCCTCCAAAAGCCATTATCACTGATCAATCCCAAGCTATACAAAAGGCTGTTCAAACTGTCTTTCCTAATGTCCAATATCGGTGGTGCTTATGGCAAGTGATGAAAACGACTCGAGAGAAGCTGAAAGGATGTTCTCAGTATAAAGCTATTAAAATATCTTTGGAGAATTCTGTTTGCGAGTCTACCAGCAAAGATGAGTTTGAAGATGAATGGAGAAAAGTGATTGAGAAATATGGTCTTCATGACAACGAGTGGTTAAAAGAACTGTATGTCGAGCGGCATCGCTGGGTTCCAGTTTATACAAAAGAAACTTTTTGGGCAGGAATGTCAACTGCACGACGTAGTGAGAGCAGTTGTGCACTATTCAATGGGCACGTGAACTCCAAAACGACTTTGAAGCAGTTTCTAGAGCAGTATGATAACATTATAAGAAGTAAGGTCGAAAAGGAAAGCCGGGCAGATTATGAATCTCTGTATTCAAGGTATGACTGCATGACTCATTATGAGATTGAGAAACAGTTTCAAGAAGTTTACACCAGTGCAAAATTTAAAGAATTTCAGGATGAGATAATGGGAAAGCTGTATTGTTATACCTCTCTTGTTAAGGAGGAAGACTCTATTTTTGTAATTCAAGTCACCGAGCATGTTAAAGTTGGAGACAGTGAGAAGGATGCAAAGTTTATTGTTAACTTCAGTGCAGTAGACTGTGAGCTGAATTGCACATGTCATTTGTTCGAGTTTAGCGGGATTATATGCAGGCACACACTTTCTGTCCTAACCCAAAGTAAAGTGCAACAAGTGCCATCTAAGTATATTCTCTCTAGATGGAGGAAGGACATTAAACGGAAATGCTCTTTTGTTAAAGCCAGTTACCAAGATTTGGATGTCAATCCAAGTGCGCAGCGATACCATGAGATGTGCAGGTATTTCCATGAAGTCGCAACGATGTCAGCAGATTGCAAAGACCAGAGTATCACTGTGATGAATGCTTTACATGAATTAAAAGCAAAAATTGGTATGCGGTTTAGTCAAAGCAATGTAGTCGCACCTGTTGTTTCGCCAAATGGTGTAAATGCCAACAACCAAAGAAGGCAAGAAATAAGAATCTGCCTAGCTCCATGTAATTAG
- the LOC113275272 gene encoding uncharacterized protein LOC113275272 isoform X2 has protein sequence MAMPSGVNMLMSDKITQFPPNNNGGGEIHHYPSPPPLRQWIPDERDGFISWLRGEFAASNAIIDVLLDHLKSIGGGEPGEYNSVFGCINQRRSNWNHVLCMQQYFPITDIMFAVQQVTMRKQHRNFGGGQMKVSDKKLHPQNVSFRQAQYNVKEDQILNLESRSSSSHRNEAQFVNNGSADGKEDLKTKKIDNVESLEEGKNDGLQEAKEGTKSDASKPEAEVDGGISVSTDKIQKHDEKHNVIPVFSRCVATEVFDGKEVNVVEGLKLYEELFNSSEITKVTSLTNELRLAGRRGHFQGQTYVVSKRPIKGHGREMIQLGLPVADSPLEDEIAAGNSKDRRTEPIPDVLQDVIERLVQAQVINMKPDSCIIDYFNEGDHSQPHMCPPWFGRPVCILFLTECDVTFGRVIATEHPGDYRGSLKLSLASGTLLSLEGKSADFAKHALPSIRKQRILITFTKFQPKKNMVIPSSIRPSASALPWGPPTLRPPNQFRPKHFIPISATGVLPVPSIHPPHLTPLNSIQPVFVAAPVAPPVPYPAPVLVPPPASAGWTAVVPARYPPPPRFPLPGTGVFLPPGSSGNSPPTPPHQLGLPIASEANSAVDTDTSLSNENNVEGLNCTDAKVASPKSRVDAEVKRQVSNGGVTGIGNGSRTVIV, from the exons ATGGCAATGCCATCAGGAGTAAATATGTTGATGTCAGACAAAATAACGCAGTTTCCTCCTAATAACAATGGAGGTGGAGAGATCCATCATTatccttctcctcctcctctgAGACAATGGATTCCAGATGAACGTGATGGATTTATTTCATGGTTAAGAGGAGAATTTGCTGCATCTAATGCCATAATTGATGTGTTACTTGATCATTTGAAATCAATTGGGGGAGGAGAACCTGGAGAGTATAATTCTGTGTTTGGTTGTATTAATCAAAGGCGGTCTAATTGGAATCATGTTCTTTGTATGCAACAGTACTTTCCGATTACTGATATTATGTTTGCAGTACAACAAGTGACAATGAGGAAGCAACACAGAAATTTTGGTGGAGGTCAGATGAAAGTTTCTGACAAGAAATTGCATCCACAGAATGTTAGTTTCAGACAGGCTCAGTATAATGTTAAGGAAGATCAGATTTTGAATTTGGAATCTCGTAGTAGTAGTAGTCATCGAAATGAGGCTCAATTTGTAAATAACGGTTCAGCTGATGggaaagaagatttgaaaacaaaaaagatcGATAATGTTGAAAGTTTAGAAGAAGGTAAAAATGATGGTCTTCAGGAGGCAAAGGAAG GAACCAAGAGTGATGCTTCAAAGCCCGAGGCAGAGGTTGATGGAGGTATTTCAGTTTCAACAG ATAAGATACAAAAACATGATGAGAAACATAATGTGATTCCCGTTTTCAGTAGATGTGTGGCCACCGAGGTCTTCGATGGAAAGGAG GTGAATGTTGTTGAAGGACTTAAATTGTACGAAGAACTATTTAACAGTTCAGAAATCACAAAGGTTACTTCATTGACAAATGAGTTGAGACTAGCAGGACGAAGAGGGCATTTCCAAG GACAGACATATGTTGTCTCCAAAAGACCCATAAAGGGGCATGGAAGAGAAATGATTCAGTTGGGCCTCCCAGTGGCCGATTCACCTCTGGAAGATGAAATTGCTGCTGGAAATTCCAAAG ATAGAAGGACAGAACCAATTCCTGACGTTCTACAAGACGTTATTGAGCGTTTGGTTCAGGCGCAAGTTATAAACATGAAACCAGATTCTTGCATCATTGACTACTTCAATGAG GGAGATCACTCACAACCTCATATGTGTCCACCTTGGTTTGGAAGGCCTGTTTGCATTTTGTTTTTGACTGAATGTGATGTGACCTTTGGAAGAGTAATTGCTACAGAGCATCCCGGAGATTACAGAGGTTCTCTCAAACTTTCTCTTGCTTCTGG AACGCTGCTCTCTCTAGAAGGTAAAAGCGCGGATTTTGCTAAACATGCACTACCTTCCATCCGCAAACAACGCATACTTATTACCTTCACTAAGTTTCAGCCAAAGAAAAATATGGTCATTCCCTCCTCTATACGACCATCAGCCTCGGCCTTACCATGGGGCCCACCAACTCTGAGGCCACCAAATCAGTTCCGTCCTAAACATTTTATACCTATTTCAGCAACCGGAGTATTACCGGTCCCATCCATCCATCCACCACACCTCACACCTCTCAACAGCATTCAACCAGTTTTTGTTGCAGCCCCGGTGGCGCCTCCAGTACCTTATCCTGCACCAGTTCTCGTCCCTCCACCTGCATCAGCAGGATGGACTGCTGTTGTTCCAGCTAGATATCCTCCTCCACCTAGATTCCCACTTCCTGGAACTGGTGTTTTCCTCCCCCCTGGATCTTCTGGAAACTCTCCACCAACACCACCCCACCAACTTGGATTACCTATTGCCTCTGAAGCGAATTCCGCAGTAGATACTGACACTTCCTTGAGTAATGAAAACAATGTCGAAGGGTTGAATTGTACTGATGCCAAAGTTGCTTCTCCCAAGAGTAGAGTGGACGCGGAAGTGAAAAGGCAGGTGAGTAATGGAGGCGTCACAGGCATTGGAAATGGAAGCAGAACTGTTATAGTCTAG